One window of Thermacetogenium phaeum DSM 12270 genomic DNA carries:
- a CDS encoding FecCD family ABC transporter permease: MRKRFTRIYLSEKLKVMNMASCAWRHRKIYAMLTLLLLLFISVICSVAIGSASISFVDTGRVLLTHIPGLSSLIKVKTDTALDVIVLQLRLPRVILAVFIGAALAVAGAVLQGLLRNPLAEPYTLGVSSGAAVGAALVFVILRGEGTVFGAASLPFSAFIGALLTVMIVYKLALMNGYLAVETLILAGVVMNSFMSAVLSYLLTMAGENLHQVVYWLMGSLALRSSEYFIYTLPFLAVGILLVCFFGRDLNILTFGDETAGQLGISVERTKRFLLTLATLLTGIAVSLGGTIGFVGLIVPHLVRLVVGPDHRILLPFAALGGALFLIWADTVARTIVAPVELPVGVVTAFLGAPFFAYLLRSRKSGGSCFGA; the protein is encoded by the coding sequence TTGCGGAAGCGTTTTACCCGGATTTATTTGAGTGAAAAACTTAAGGTGATGAACATGGCTTCCTGCGCCTGGAGACACCGCAAGATTTATGCAATGTTGACCCTTCTGCTGCTGCTTTTCATCTCCGTTATTTGCAGCGTGGCCATTGGCAGTGCATCGATATCCTTTGTGGACACCGGCAGGGTCTTGCTGACGCACATCCCCGGTCTGTCTTCTTTAATTAAAGTGAAGACGGATACCGCTCTGGATGTGATTGTTCTTCAACTGCGGCTGCCTAGAGTGATACTGGCTGTTTTTATCGGAGCAGCCCTAGCCGTTGCCGGAGCCGTTCTGCAAGGGCTCTTGCGCAACCCTCTTGCAGAACCCTATACCCTTGGGGTTTCTTCGGGGGCGGCGGTAGGGGCGGCTCTTGTTTTTGTTATCCTCAGGGGAGAAGGAACGGTCTTCGGCGCAGCGAGTCTGCCCTTTTCGGCTTTTATCGGCGCCTTGTTGACGGTGATGATCGTTTACAAGTTGGCCTTGATGAACGGCTATCTGGCGGTAGAAACTCTGATTCTGGCCGGAGTCGTGATGAATTCCTTTATGTCGGCCGTGCTCTCGTATTTGCTTACTATGGCTGGGGAAAATCTTCACCAGGTTGTCTACTGGCTGATGGGAAGCCTGGCCCTGAGGAGCAGTGAATATTTTATTTACACCTTGCCTTTCCTTGCTGTCGGCATCCTTCTGGTGTGCTTTTTCGGCCGGGACTTAAATATTTTGACCTTTGGTGATGAGACGGCCGGTCAACTGGGGATATCCGTTGAAAGGACAAAAAGGTTCCTCCTGACGCTGGCAACTCTGCTGACGGGCATTGCCGTTTCCCTGGGAGGTACGATCGGTTTTGTGGGGTTGATCGTGCCTCACCTGGTCAGGCTCGTCGTCGGACCAGATCACCGCATCTTGTTGCCTTTTGCGGCTTTAGGAGGAGCGCTCTTCCTGATCTGGGCCGATACAGTAGCGCGCACCATCGTGGCTCCAGTTGAACTTCCGGTAGGTGTAGTCACCGCCTTTTTGGGAGCGCCCTTTTTCGCCTATCTCTTGCGAAGTCGCAAAAGCGGGGGAAGCTGTTTCGGCGCCTGA
- a CDS encoding heme ABC transporter ATP-binding protein, which produces MDMIFRIHGVEFRYGARQALRGVSLDVPPGSFLGIIGPNAAGKSTLLKTIAATLRPTRGVVYYCGERLDKISRRDYARDVSVVPQEMEAHFPFSVLEVVLMGRHPYLGRFSGESEEDLRIARRAMEAANCWHLRDRSILELSGGERQRVVLARALAQNPQVILLDEPVAHLDLNAQLEVLNLLKEMNDKLGVTVIGVFHDLNLAAQYSDRLIVLREGEVYAAGTPDQVLTPEIIKEVYGADVLVIRHPLTGAPQVVLLPAAGDNPEADYPHVHLICGGGIGSNLMGRLTRMGCRVSAGVLNIKDTDWEVGRALGLQIVEEKPFSPITLESYDSNLKVAEGADLIFLLEIPFGRGNILNLKVLEPLLASGKKCFLINPGQLPERDYTGGTAMQIVEVLREQGLLFLPDQQAVLRIVQNYRKGDHGAEKTALG; this is translated from the coding sequence ATGGACATGATTTTTAGGATTCACGGTGTGGAATTTCGTTACGGAGCGCGACAGGCCCTCCGGGGGGTAAGCTTGGATGTTCCTCCGGGGAGTTTTCTCGGAATCATCGGTCCGAATGCCGCCGGCAAATCCACTCTGCTGAAAACGATAGCGGCCACCCTCAGGCCGACGCGCGGGGTTGTCTATTATTGCGGTGAAAGGCTGGACAAAATATCCCGGCGTGACTATGCGAGAGATGTTTCCGTTGTTCCCCAGGAAATGGAAGCCCATTTCCCCTTTTCGGTTTTAGAGGTAGTACTCATGGGGAGGCATCCCTATCTGGGGAGGTTTTCCGGGGAAAGTGAAGAGGACCTGAGGATAGCTCGGCGGGCGATGGAAGCGGCCAATTGCTGGCATCTTAGGGACCGCAGCATTCTGGAGTTAAGCGGTGGGGAGAGGCAGAGGGTGGTTCTTGCCCGCGCCCTGGCACAGAATCCACAGGTAATACTGCTGGATGAGCCGGTGGCCCATCTTGACCTCAACGCTCAGCTGGAAGTGCTGAACCTGTTGAAGGAGATGAATGATAAGCTAGGGGTCACCGTAATCGGGGTCTTCCATGACCTGAACCTGGCTGCTCAGTACAGTGATCGGCTGATTGTCCTGCGGGAGGGTGAGGTTTATGCTGCTGGAACTCCGGATCAGGTGCTGACGCCGGAAATCATCAAAGAAGTTTATGGCGCCGATGTGCTGGTGATCAGGCACCCGCTAACCGGTGCTCCCCAGGTAGTGCTCCTTCCTGCCGCAGGTGATAATCCGGAGGCGGATTACCCTCATGTTCACCTGATCTGCGGGGGAGGGATTGGGAGCAACCTGATGGGTCGCCTGACGAGGATGGGGTGCCGGGTTTCGGCAGGGGTATTAAATATCAAAGATACAGATTGGGAAGTGGGTCGGGCTCTCGGGCTGCAGATTGTAGAGGAGAAGCCCTTTTCTCCGATAACTCTTGAGAGCTATGACTCCAATTTAAAGGTGGCAGAGGGGGCGGATCTCATCTTTCTCCTGGAAATCCCTTTTGGGAGAGGGAACATCCTCAATTTAAAGGTTTTAGAGCCCTTGCTGGCGTCAGGGAAGAAGTGCTTTTTGATTAATCCCGGGCAATTACCGGAAAGGGACTATACAGGTGGAACCGCTATGCAGATAGTGGAGGTATTGCGTGAACAAGGCCTGCTCTTTTTGCCCGATCAACAAGCGGTTTTACGGATAGTCCAAAACTATCGAAAGGGTGATCACGGTGCCGAGAAGACCGCGCTTGGATAG
- the aroH gene encoding chorismate mutase — protein MEKYWVRGIRGAVTVAENTPEAIITATRQLLEKIARENLLEPERIISIIFSVTPDLNAAFPAEGARALGWTKVPLFCTTEIAVPGSLPRCVRVLVHAYLTCAQEDVKHVYLGDAVALRPDLF, from the coding sequence ATGGAAAAGTACTGGGTGCGCGGTATCCGGGGAGCAGTCACGGTTGCCGAGAATACCCCGGAGGCCATCATTACTGCAACGAGGCAGCTGCTCGAAAAAATAGCTCGTGAGAATCTGTTGGAGCCGGAGCGGATTATCAGTATCATTTTTTCTGTTACACCTGATTTGAATGCCGCTTTTCCTGCCGAAGGTGCCCGCGCCCTTGGTTGGACAAAGGTGCCTTTGTTCTGTACGACGGAAATCGCGGTCCCCGGCTCTCTGCCCAGGTGTGTGAGGGTTCTCGTACATGCCTATCTGACCTGCGCCCAGGAGGATGTAAAGCACGTTTATCTAGGAGATGCTGTTGCCCTCAGGCCGGACTTGTTTTGA
- a CDS encoding HutP family protein: MSGYGSRQVAAVALKMALTQSREEENELKTRFFEQGIKTAAVDCGGEFISSVKKFIERAVVASKRESVIRETHSEEGAVAGAAREAINQISMKAVGFNVGGKIGIARYQDHVSVAVFFGIGLLHLDEVAVGLGHRAIS; encoded by the coding sequence GTGAGCGGCTACGGAAGCAGGCAGGTTGCCGCCGTTGCTCTGAAAATGGCTCTTACCCAAAGCAGGGAAGAAGAGAATGAGCTTAAAACCCGTTTTTTCGAGCAGGGTATTAAGACGGCAGCCGTCGATTGTGGTGGTGAATTCATCAGCTCGGTCAAGAAGTTCATCGAGCGGGCGGTCGTCGCCTCCAAAAGGGAAAGTGTGATCAGAGAAACCCATAGCGAAGAAGGGGCCGTTGCCGGTGCTGCCAGAGAGGCTATCAACCAGATCAGCATGAAGGCTGTGGGGTTTAATGTGGGAGGAAAGATCGGTATTGCCCGCTATCAAGACCATGTCAGCGTAGCGGTGTTTTTTGGGATTGGCCTTTTGCATCTGGATGAGGTGGCTGTGGGTCTGGGGCACCGGGCCATATCTTAG
- a CDS encoding pseudouridine synthase has protein sequence MAEDQGGERKIAGERLQKVLAKAGVGARRFCEELIREGRVTVDGKKAELGMKVDPGVNRICVDGREVILPRENTSVLLYKPKGYVSTVRDPQGRPKVTDLVQLPGVRLFPVGRLDYMTSGLIILTNDGELAELMTHPRYGIWKTYHALVAGKPTSAALQQMRRGVPLPEGRSAPAKVRLLAVLSGGRSLLEISIREGKKRQVRKMCSYVGHPVIELKRTRIAFLGLHGLRPGEYRFLSRIEVERLKKLAKRKQES, from the coding sequence ATTGCTGAGGATCAAGGTGGTGAAAGGAAGATCGCGGGCGAACGGCTGCAGAAGGTTCTGGCAAAAGCTGGAGTAGGAGCGCGGCGTTTTTGTGAAGAGCTCATCCGGGAAGGCAGGGTTACTGTTGACGGAAAAAAAGCCGAACTGGGAATGAAGGTCGATCCGGGAGTGAACAGGATTTGCGTAGACGGCCGCGAAGTAATTCTTCCCCGGGAAAACACCTCTGTGCTTCTCTATAAGCCAAAAGGGTACGTATCTACGGTCAGGGACCCCCAGGGCAGGCCGAAGGTAACAGATCTCGTACAGCTGCCTGGGGTTCGCCTTTTTCCGGTGGGAAGACTGGACTACATGACAAGCGGGCTGATAATCTTAACGAATGATGGCGAGCTGGCTGAGCTTATGACGCACCCGAGGTACGGGATCTGGAAAACCTATCACGCCCTTGTGGCCGGAAAACCCACTTCGGCGGCACTGCAGCAGATGCGCCGGGGGGTGCCTCTTCCTGAGGGAAGGTCAGCCCCGGCGAAGGTGCGTTTGCTGGCGGTACTTTCCGGTGGCAGGTCGCTGCTGGAAATCAGCATTCGAGAAGGCAAAAAGAGACAGGTACGAAAAATGTGCAGTTATGTTGGGCATCCGGTCATCGAGTTGAAGCGCACCAGAATCGCCTTTCTTGGTCTTCATGGGTTGCGTCCCGGCGAATACAGATTCCTCTCCAGAATTGAGGTGGAAAGACTGAAGAAACTGGCTAAAAGGAAGCAGGAATCTTAA
- a CDS encoding ABC transporter substrate-binding protein, with protein sequence MSLKRFSILMAAVFAVGCMLVLFGGCREKGSSGEGDAAAPAGKIVVRDDSGYELILDKPPQRIISLAPSNTEILFALGAGERVVGVTTYCDYPEEAKEKARIGDLQGNSEEIVALHPDLVVAKWTLNKNMVDKLRKLNIPVLCVEPESIEGVYRAIEMIALVTGTEEVGEKIIADMKKEIAEVQEKIAGIPEEQRVRVFIEVGTDPLFTAGNKTFVDELVRLAGGINVASEIEGYQMYSSESVIEKNPDVILAPDSYYVDVEQVINKRPGWEQIKAVREGRVITKIDPNLINRPGPRSAQAVKLIAEAFYPDLFE encoded by the coding sequence ATGTCTTTGAAAAGGTTCTCCATCCTGATGGCGGCGGTTTTTGCCGTGGGGTGTATGCTTGTTTTGTTTGGCGGCTGCCGGGAGAAGGGGAGCTCTGGAGAAGGGGATGCCGCTGCACCGGCAGGTAAAATCGTTGTACGCGATGACTCGGGTTATGAACTAATACTGGATAAGCCGCCGCAGCGCATTATCTCTCTGGCCCCCAGCAATACAGAGATCCTGTTCGCTCTGGGAGCAGGGGAGCGGGTGGTCGGTGTGACCACTTACTGTGATTACCCGGAGGAAGCCAAAGAAAAAGCCCGGATTGGGGATCTGCAGGGGAATTCTGAAGAGATCGTGGCTCTGCACCCCGATCTGGTCGTTGCCAAATGGACTCTCAACAAAAATATGGTGGATAAGTTGCGAAAATTGAACATCCCCGTTCTCTGTGTGGAGCCGGAAAGCATTGAAGGTGTTTACAGGGCTATAGAAATGATAGCACTGGTAACCGGAACCGAAGAAGTCGGTGAGAAAATCATCGCCGACATGAAGAAAGAGATCGCCGAGGTGCAGGAAAAGATCGCCGGGATTCCTGAAGAGCAGCGGGTGAGGGTCTTTATCGAAGTAGGCACCGATCCCCTCTTTACCGCAGGCAACAAAACCTTTGTGGATGAATTGGTGCGCCTGGCGGGGGGGATCAATGTGGCCTCCGAAATTGAAGGGTACCAGATGTACAGCTCAGAGTCTGTTATTGAAAAGAACCCCGATGTCATCCTGGCTCCTGACAGTTACTATGTTGATGTCGAGCAGGTGATTAACAAGCGTCCCGGGTGGGAGCAGATTAAGGCCGTTCGTGAAGGGAGGGTGATTACGAAAATTGACCCTAACCTGATCAACAGACCCGGTCCTAGGTCGGCACAGGCTGTAAAACTTATTGCGGAAGCGTTTTACCCGGATTTATTTGAGTGA
- a CDS encoding 4Fe-4S dicluster domain-containing protein, with protein MPPKVDLDKCTGCGTCADVCPSEVFEIEDDKSKVARPDDCTECETCVEECPEEAITLE; from the coding sequence ATGCCGCCGAAAGTAGACCTTGACAAGTGTACGGGTTGCGGCACCTGCGCCGATGTTTGCCCGAGTGAAGTTTTTGAAATTGAGGATGACAAGTCTAAGGTGGCTCGTCCGGATGACTGCACTGAGTGTGAAACATGTGTAGAGGAGTGCCCGGAAGAGGCAATCACCCTTGAATAG
- a CDS encoding cob(I)yrinic acid a,c-diamide adenosyltransferase, with translation MITVPRRPRLDRGLVQVYTGESKGKTTAALGQALRAIGHGFQVCFIQFLKGSAYSGELFAAQRLYPNLVVRQYGISCPRSAQIRQGEDKCRGCGECFPSKADNEEEYNELARLAYRAAEEAICSGEFDIVILDEINQAVYLNYISVEEVLALLNKKPDFVEVILTGRNAHPQVIARADLVTEMTLRKHPFQKGISSRRGIEY, from the coding sequence GTGATCACGGTGCCGAGAAGACCGCGCTTGGATAGGGGGCTTGTTCAAGTGTATACGGGAGAGAGCAAGGGGAAGACAACAGCGGCTCTCGGACAGGCCCTACGTGCCATTGGGCACGGTTTTCAGGTTTGTTTCATTCAATTTTTAAAAGGAAGTGCCTATTCGGGAGAGCTGTTTGCTGCCCAGCGGCTTTACCCCAATCTTGTCGTGCGCCAGTACGGAATTTCCTGCCCTCGCAGCGCTCAAATCAGACAGGGGGAAGATAAGTGTCGGGGCTGCGGGGAATGCTTTCCGAGCAAGGCAGATAATGAAGAAGAATACAATGAACTGGCGCGCCTTGCTTACCGGGCCGCGGAAGAAGCAATTTGTTCGGGAGAGTTCGATATCGTCATTTTGGATGAGATCAATCAAGCCGTCTACTTGAATTACATCAGCGTGGAGGAGGTGCTTGCTCTTCTGAACAAGAAGCCCGATTTCGTGGAGGTGATTCTCACCGGGCGCAATGCTCATCCACAGGTGATCGCCAGAGCAGATCTGGTGACGGAGATGACCTTGCGTAAGCACCCCTTTCAAAAGGGTATCTCCAGCCGACGGGGTATTGAATATTAG